The genomic region GTGGTCTGCTGAAGCTCCTACCGGAGGTGGACGAGCTGGAGATGCTTCGGGCGTTCGATGGCGACAATAACCGATTGGGAAATGCGGAAAAGTTTCTCCTCCAGCTGGTACAAGTGCCTAAGTAAGTGCCCACATATTTCTGGTCTGTCAGAATAGTACACAATTTAACTGTTAccctattttgttttgattttagcTATAAACTAAGAATCGAAAGTATGTTACTGAAGGAAGAATTTAAGGCAAACCTGATGTACTTGGAGCCTAACATTAACGCCATGCTGTTCGCTGGTGAAGGTAAGCTACTCCTCACCTTAACTTCGACCTATTCGACATTAAAATAATTCCTCTTTCGTAGATCTGATGAACAATAAAGCCCTTCAGGAAGTCCTGTACATGGTGGTTGTGGCAGGGAACTTCCTCAACTCGGGAGGGTACGCTGGGAATGCGGCCGGTGTGAAACTGTCCTCACTGCAGAAGCTTACCGATATCCGAGCAAACAAACCGGGTATGAACCTGATCCACTTTGTGGCTCTGCAGGCGGAGAAAAAGAACACAGCCCTGCTGGAGTTCCCGTGTCAACTGACTATGCTGGAGAATGCAACCAAGTAAGTAGACACGATTGGGGGGGATGTTTGATAGACCGGATCTGACCCCTTGCCTTTACCCATGCGCAGGACGACTGTGGAGCAGATTAGTAACGAGATAACCGCTATCGATAATcgaataaagaaaattaagaAACAAATCGAACTTCCAAAAACGGAAGAGGATATCAAGTTCCAGATGGAAGAGTTCCTCAGTGTAAGTTAACCCTCGATGAATAAGCTAGCCGTAGATTATCTTATTTGCATTTCTTGTATGTCCTTTAGGCGGCAGAACAGGATGTCGTGATGATGCAGCGTGCGTTGAAGCAGTTGGAAGCGATGAGGATTCAGCTCTCGGAGTTCTTCTGCGAGGACGTGGGCACGTTCAAGATGGAGGAGTGCTTCAAGATATTCCACAACTTTAGCGAGAAGTTCCAGCACGCCGTCAAGGACAACGAGAAGCGACGGGTGCAGGAAGAGCAAGCATTAATACGTCGAAAGCAGCGAGAAGAAACTCTTCGCAGGAGGCAATGTAAGAGGATCTTTACCTGATCTGAGGAGAGTAATTAattgtgtatatgtgtgtgtttttatccaTCCGCTCCAGCTAACCAACCCGGAACACCAGTGTCCGATTCGGAAGGAAGTCTACTGCTGGATGCGTCACAGTACGATCTACGTTACAGTCCGGCCATGTCCCGCCGACGGCTCGGATCGTTCAACAGCAATGGCGACGCACTGTTGATGCGCGATGAATGTGCCTCCCCGGATATTACGCCCAACGGCAGCCTCCGGAGGCGCCGTAGTCGCGTGCTGTCGGAGGAGGACGAAGGTAATCTCATGGACTTCTTGCGCTCATCCGGGCACGAGAGTAGCAACCGGGAGCGGAAGTCGGCAGCCTATGGTAGTCTCGATCGATCCTGGGCACGTCGGGCCCGCTCGGGCAGTGGCAGCAAGAAGCGTCCGGATCTGCTGAACGTCCAGTTCGGTGCGGACCGCGAACGACCCAGCTCACCGTCACCACTGACCGAATCGAAGCCGCTCGCGGTGGAAGAACACAAACCGAGGTACGACTCTATCTCACTCCCTCTCTATTCTTTCCTATTGTGGTGCCTGCTGCTTTTGTCCGCTATCCTTTTAACATTCCATTTCAAACATTGTCGACGATATGAAATTCTTATCCTTCTTATCACCCCTTTCGGAGCACAATCTTTTAAATGTTAAGCCTCATGACCACCTCACCCGATATcggcatcatcaccatcattcgCTTACGTACGCAAATGACGCTTTACACCATGCCCGTTTGCTGCACCGCAACCCTCTCTCCGGCCGGTTGTTGCGTGCACGGTCGCGGCTCTCTCTCTTACCGATCCAGAATTTCCAGGGAATGGCGGCAGAAGATCGAGTCCTGGCTGCAGGCGAACGAGCAGGACGAGCGGCAGAACGATGACTACAAGAAGAAGCTGAAGCGCGTCACCGCCAACCGTCGATCGTACGAAACGGACAACGAGAGCGATCGGGGCAGCAAGCTGGACCCACTGCCGGAGGAGAAACCCCCGACGGTGACCTCTCCCGAGCCGGCCAATGTACCGAAAATCATCACGCCCGGTTCGCAGCAGGTGGCAACGGCGGACGGCGGTGGTGGATCACCGTCGCCCCCGGATCAGCAGCTGTTCGGTGGGCAGATGACGTACAAACGAGTCTATCCGAACTGGCGCCCGGCAACGTCGGTCGAGCAGACGGATGTCGTTGGCACGATAGAGGCCTTGACAGGTAGGGCATTTTATATAGCGCGAGGCactttgggttttcttttaacGCAAACTCTACCTTTCCTCAGGTGCGGTCTCTTCCGATGCGGATAAGTCGACGTGGCGCAAATCTCTGCTCAACACCGTGAGCAGTACGGAAAGTGAAGACTCGGCCGCGTTGGCGGCTGGCCAGCGGTATCGCCGGCAACGATCACGTGAGGGCGCTAATCCCAGCTCCAATCTCCAGTCGATCCTGGAGGAGGACAAGCGAAAGAACATTATCCAAGCGCTCGGCGAGCGACCGCCGTCGGATCGTCTGCAAATCTATATCCGACGCGGTTCGGATAATCCTCCGCTACCCGACAGCACCGCGACATCGCCAACCGGTGGTAAAACGACGAACGACGTCACCGGTGGAGTGGATGAAAGCAACAAGCAATCGATCTACATCCGGCAGCTCGGCAACGAAAAGCAATCGATATACATTCGACCTCCGAATGAGGGCAATACCGTGGCAACACCGTCCACGATATCGTCCAGCACGGCCAGCACCACGTCGGGTGGATCGGAGATGATCGTCGGGGCAGGAGACGCGGGTAGCAGTACGTCACCACCCTCGTCGGCCGTGGCACCACCTCCCCGTAGAGCTCGCCGAGCACATCACGTGTACGACGAGTCGACAAACAATAAGATTGAGATCGATTCCGACAACATCGAAACGCCTCCCTCGATCAGGCGGAATGTCAACGTCGGAGCGAGTAACGGTGGTGGCGCTACCGCATCCAGCGGAGGTTCGTCTTGCCGTCGGCTTCATCATCAGAGCAGCCGCGGTGGGGAATCTTCTGTCGGTGATTCCAAGGACTCGCTGGTGCTGGCCGGTGACTCCGGGAAGGGTTCTTCGGCGACGGAAACCCTCGGTGCCGAGGTGCTTGGAGATGGCCAGTTCGATCGGTTCTCCTCGGCACGTCGAACGCGTCGTTTCAAGCGACCCATTGACCTGGGTGCTGGTGCGGGTAGTGGCAACGAAACAACCACAACGGCTACCACAACGACGGCTTCACCGTCCCCCGAGTCACTCCCGGACAGTGCTGCCCAAAGTCCTCTGTTGGTTCCCTCGGGAACCACTACCAGAACTGGGCAGGTTTCTGGAACCAGAGCGACCACTATCGGTACTACCAAGGATAGTGCCAAGGAACAGGAACAACGGTTGAAACGGTGGCAGGATAAACTGAAATCTTCGTCCACCTCGACGCCTTCACCGACGACAGTGACATCGAGCCCTTCGGCTACCCACGGCCGAGACTCACCAAGAACGCACGCCGAAGCGGTGTTGAACCGAGCAAGCAAAGTGGGACGTACCATAAGCCGCATCAGTCAGGAAGACGTGCGTGAGGCCATTCGCAGCCTAAAGTCTCCTACACCGGAACGAACATGGAGTCCGACCAAGGAGCATGGTCTGCTAAACGCCAAGGGTGCTCCACCAACGCACGAACTCAACGACGAAGGTTTCGAGGAAACGCAAAGCCTTGTATCGGACACTCCGTCCCAGGGTAAGGATAGTGTGTCTTCGTGCAATGACTACGGATCGGACACGAAGAGTAAACGGCCTACAGTGACGTCAGCGAGTGGAAAGTCACTTGCAACGAGTGTGGACGTTGTACCGACGGGAGGAAGTCTTCAGCGCAACAAGCTCGCAACTTCCGGTGGCCATCGATCCAGCCCGAGTATGGCCAGTCTGTTGATGGTGAAAAATGGGCAACAGCCGGCCAGCAGCCTTGAGCGAAGTCGGTCGCTTCGGGCGGCACCTTCCTCACCGGCCACCTCGGTTACCACCTCCAGTCCCGGTAGTAAGAATCTCTTGCCTCGTCGGACGACGTCCATGAGGCGTACGGCCCCTTCCGGCGAGGGAGGTTCATTGGGATCGCTTGGAAACCATCGTCTTGCAGCTCCGGGCCTATCGCAGGACGTGGAGCGAAGCAATTCCCGTACGAGCCTTCGCTCGTCCCGTTCGTCGCTGAGCAGTGCCGTCTCAACCAATACCGTCCGCAAGGTTCCTCCTCCCCTACGCACCCCTGCCAAATCTTCACCGCTCTCTAACTCTGGGTCCGCGCTTCACACGACCACCCTCTCGGCGAACAGTTCGCCCTCCAAGCGTCCCCTGGGCACGGCCACGGCGAGCAATATCGGACACCGAGGGGCACCGGCAAGCCGTAGCAGCTCGAGTGGATCCAGCATCGGTCCGACGGCCGTCGCCCGGAAGCCACCCACAAAATCATCCCTCGGGGCCAGTGCTAGCTTTAAGGAAAATCATCACTCACTTGCGCCATCCAGCGGAAGGCTCCCTTCGGGCAGCAAGTCCACCAGCAGTGGAAGTCTGGCTGGATCGGGCACTGGTGGAGGCGCTAGTCCTACGCCGGTTTCGGCACGCTCGTCAGCGCTCGTCGGGCAGCAGTCATCGGCCGCGTCGTCGGCGGCAGCcgcagcagtagcagcggcTCGCCGTACCGGAGGCTTCATGCGACCGACTACCTCCAGTGCCACCAAAGTGAAGGGAAAGTAAATGAGCACCTCGGGAAGCACCCCGATGGAACAGTAGAACCGTTTTTCCCCATTATCCTTTCCATGGTACTCCCAACTACTCCCACTCTGAAACATGCCGTCCAGCTTTGATTGCGTTTGCAAACTGCTCgcaatttcttttcttctattttctaGCGTGTTTTACCTGTATCTACTCTTAGTCCAATTTGCCAGGATTTCTAATGGACCCCTTCCCTTCTTCCTTCTTCGAAACCCTCCTTTGACATATTTACGATACGCTTATACTGTAGATACGCGGACGAAGAAGGAATCCCTTTCTAGCGAATAAGTCGAAACGGGCGTTGAATTAGTATTTTTCGATTATGTTTTACACCAACTACGGTTCCGATGGGTTGACGTGCCAGGCCAGGGGCAGTAGGTATGATGAACAGTTATAGAAAAAGAATTTTTAGTGCATGGAACGAACGGAAATGGTTGGTGTGTTCGGGGATGAGGAGAACAAGTATTATCCTAGTGTTTACTGCGGAACGTACGTATATATTTGCGAACATGTTACGTTTTTCGACTAGAAGTAGGCCTTTTTGTATGTGTAGATGTGTGTGGTTgtatgtttgcgtgtgtgtgtgttatgcATGTTATAAGATGGcgtgttatttatttacactATATTACGAACTGCAATGTTACAACGAGCGCCTCCCGATGGTTAGAGCTCGCTAAAGCCATGTTTAATGTTCAGCATGTTACCCAGCAGCCATTTTTCTTCGTAAAACATCCCTTCTTCCCCCCCGCAGACGTGTGTGTGGGCATCGATGATGCTGGATGGAATGACAATAGACTACAGACCCGCGGATGGCACAAAGAatgtgatccgcccgcgcgatcgaACGTCGTTGATAGAATTCGAAAATTGATAGACCGTTAGATAAGTAGCTAGGGTAGCGTAGAATAGTGGACGTATagtgaaagttaaaaaaaaaacaatggccACAATTCGTAACACTGGCCTTCACCCGCGTATAATTAATCGATGGTTACCCAACCATCGAACGATGTATCCTCTGATAATTAACACGAAAAGTCGTTTGCAGGAATCAAATTTGTAAATCGAACAAATTTACACGAACAACATGGCGGTGTGTACtgtaaaacaacatggaaaaGAACAGTTAAAAAGCTGCTttcattttgaaccatttctaTCTTTGCCTTTTTGGTCATCAGGTATTTTCTATAATTATCGAATAGTTTTGGTGaggaaatttcaaaaattataatcaaaatttcattattattgTAAAAAATTACTTAAGCCAGCTGCTGGATTTACACTTTTGAATACGCATTTGCAATCACGAAGCATCCAGATTGCTTCAAATAAAGCCAACAAATTGGGAATACGGAAAAAAGTGAGTGTCGGAAATAAAGACAAAACGAGCGATAAACGACAAcaatatttacaaaacaaataaaaaaaaaacataaaacctgcAGCATAAGATCTACTAACCCATTTACTAATTCTATTCTTCGCGTAAAAGAATTACGTAGGACAAGAAGACAATACGGCACAACAGCAAGAAACGTTTACCAGGGAGAGAAACTAGCATGAGCTTGAACAAGTTgttgtgagtgtttttttcctgcccTAGCAATGTCTTTAACAGCCCAGTACTTTTCGTATTAATTCgtaaaaattttcattttcttgatTGTTCATAAAGCTCGATGTTATTACTCGAATAGGTATGATtgtggagaaaataaaaagcgaaaaacattTTGTACAATATTTGGATGGGGTTGTTTTGGAACCagcatggaaagaaaaactaggTAAGTGtggtggtgtggttgaaacacatggaatttttatgaaaaaaaaagacattttccgaattcaatttttaaatgatCGTTGATTAGTTTTTactcaaatgaaaaataatataaatggCCAGACTTACAGAAGAATGTGCCCATAGTCCACTACcggcttcttcttcttctttcgatatgcgagtcggggtatatcctcctacgctaagtcgaacaatttgttcccttacacgtaatcagaggcgtaccaactctgtccgaactcctatgaaggggctcgtcctttaggaccggctataatagccatatgtccacccgccgtccacgggagggataattccttccgttgtcaggacacaagaactcgtggtccgcttgattgtctCAAacggcacgagatgtgcggcagctaggatttgtctgacctgagctccagctcggcgtcaccacgcggtcgtgccgtaaccttacttttccgctaaccctttcaggaaacttatgcactgctaacatccgctctgatgcactacCGACCTGGAACTGCACTACCGGCTTCGGCAAAACAAATGGACAGCAGTGTTTTGACAGCTCGCCGATCAAGGCCGCCGTTTGTTTACCGACAAAACTCACTGCACGGCGTACGCAGTATAGAATTTCCCTGTTCAGCTTTGGAAATTAAATATCAACGACTGTGTTAAAGCATTTCATTGCTCATCTTAGCTGGAGTGTTTCACTTACAACGGCCTCAAAATTGATTCACAGAGCATGGTGTCAACACGCGGTCACAATACAAAGTACAAATTTTGCGATGGTGAAAAGGTGTTGTGCTACGAACCGGATCCAACCAAAGCAAAAGTTCTCTACGATTCGAAGGTAGTTTCGCAGGCGCAGAACATTAGGATTCGTCCACAATCTCGATGAAGTGAAGTAAACAAGCTGAGTTTTATGGTTTTGCAGGTGCTGGAGGTTTCGGAGGGTAAAGATAAGCGCGGACGCCGCATCGTGGAGTATCTGATTCACTTCCAGGGCTGGAATTCCTCCTGGGACCGGAAGGTCAGTGAAGATTTCATTCTAAAGGATACCGAAGAAAATCGGCAGCTGCAAAAAGATTTGGCGGAAAAGTCGCAACTATATCAGTGAGTGATTGACCAGCCAGGGGTAGGAGTTAAACGACATTAGCGTTTTAAAcccaaaatttatcatttaggGGTGCGTACCTGTatcgaaaggaaaggaaaaaacaacgagCCAAAAGTTTAACCGATCGTATCGAAAGCCTCACGAACGCAAAAACGCATCATGGATCGTCGGAAGAAGGCAGCTCCTGTAGCAACGGAGGCTTCGGAAGGGATGACAATGACTATAATATGGACGGTAAGGGGAAGCTTCTTTACCCGTCCCGGTATTCAGTTAACAATCGCTCAATGTTTGTTTCCAGATATGGACGAGTATTACAGCAGCTCCGTAGAAAGTACacaggaagaggaaaaagtgTATCTGCAAGCTGGCACCAAGTTCCGCAAGCACCTGGATTTGGACcaacatttaatttttgtgGAGAATATGTGGGTAGAGCTACCGGCCAAGTTGCCGGTCGTGACAATCTTGGAAGATTTTGTGCGATACTATACAATCCGCCAGCTGTTCGAGTGTGGTCATCAGGAACAAATGAAGTCTCGCCGACGGAACAGCTCCGCATTGCGAAGTGAGCAAAAGCTGCGGGACTACGAACAAATTCGTACGAACGTGGAACTTTGCAAGGAGGTGGCAGATGGGCTGCGTGTGTATTTCGACTTCACGCTGAAGGATTACCTGCTGTACCCTCAGGAGAAGGCCCAGGCGGAAATTGTTCTCGCCGAAGAAAATTTATCGCAGTTTACCTACATTGCGTCGCAGAATCTATCGCTGGATATGTTGGCTGTCCGTCTGGAGTCGCCACCGACGGATCTTCCAGTGGTCGGTGAACATTCGGAACAATCGTCCGTAGCCGCCTCCGCCGAAGAGCGTCGCCGGCGACGATTGCGATCACACAAGAACGAAGAGAACGAGTTCGTGCTCGATTTCGCTGCCCTACAGCAGCAGGGTTCCCAGTCCGGGCAGAGCCAACAGTCGGTGGCCCCGGAATCCGGCGGTAATCTGTCGCCGTTCGGGTCCAGCTTGAACATTCTGCGCACCGTTTTGCCACAGAATGTTACCATATCGCGGGAAGCCAAAGAAGTGTTGGATGAAGTGTTCCGGTGGCGTATCTTGCCTTCGAACGCCCCGGCCGAACCGTCGATGATTTACGGGGCGATTCATCTGGCTCGGTTGATAGTGAAGCTACCGGAATTTCTTTCCGCCACCACAATGTCGGACGAGAAGCTCAAACTATTGCTGAAGTTTTTGGACATCTTTGCCGAGTTCATTGAAGAGCACGAGGAGTGGTTTGGaaaaccattttattttagtgCAAAAGACAGCGATGATGtgtgaacgaaaacaaaatttcattgaatgaATACTATTTGCACGTCGAACTAAATCGTAACGCATAAAACTGAATAGAAATAAATGTGACTTACAAATTAAatcgaattttaatttcatcttTCGTTTGCGAATACCACACAGCTCGGATAGATTTACCTCAGATGAAGTTTTACCCTTCGTTAAAGTAACCTTGGCGCAAATTTCAACATCCGATTGACAgtttggtgtttgtttatgttgtgaAGCGAGTCCGTCGCGAAAAGCGATCGAAAAGTGAAACTAGCGCAGTTTTCCCTCATTTTAGTGCTCGtattttcttgaaaaacatcaaaatgagTCCTCCAACAACGCAATACGGTATTCAAAGTACCGCTGGTGCAATTCCAGTTAAAAACACTAAAGGTAATTGGGCATCGAACTATATTCCCGTGAAAATCTACGAAGCATCATGCAATCATTCTGGTTCTGCTTTCAGGTGAAATTTCTATGCAGAAAGTAAAGGTGCACCGATACGTATCCGGTAAGCGTCCAGAGTATGCACAGTATGCAAGCAGTGATGAAGAATCGGAAGATGATGATTTCATGGAGAACCGCCGGGCCAACGAAGAACAGCAGCAACGGGAGGAGTCGTGAGTAGATGACGTTGTTGGTAGTGCG from Anopheles coustani chromosome 3, idAnoCousDA_361_x.2, whole genome shotgun sequence harbors:
- the LOC131258693 gene encoding uncharacterized protein LOC131258693 produces the protein MDARIGLEYIIENNDYVNKLGLALDTNNVTVKKQIFELLSTLCAFSANGYKRAIETLEHYKTIKNERYRLHLVVSELDKATTVEYQIALLAFVNCVIISAGSLKDRIRMRNEFIGLNLIPVLNNLRRTASNVPDIASQIEVFDEQQECDVAQSLQVPDGIDLNSHLDVFNAILAQVAGTPQATPFLSILQHLLQIDPKEQISDIVWDTAETLVHRATLLEDKEASARLLRAPSVQKFFTCPHCRGDLSGGPARRPSIGSSLQPSPSTTFSPPPPPPPLSGAPPPPPPPGAGAPPPPPPPPLAGGGRVPPPPPPPMAGGPPPPAPPAPPGGPNLLSVKAAGGGSLARSKTPDEPVEIIKPLPQQETPVPRAKMKTINWNKIPPQKVLGKQNIWSIVADSHQDSPMADLNWDEMEGLFCLQTQTQGSPKLGNRSTSADGSNGTDTPDSRKSRKENEITLLDGKRSLNVNIFLKQFRTSNEDIIQLIRNGEHEDIGAEKLRGLLKLLPEVDELEMLRAFDGDNNRLGNAEKFLLQLVQVPNYKLRIESMLLKEEFKANLMYLEPNINAMLFAGEDLMNNKALQEVLYMVVVAGNFLNSGGYAGNAAGVKLSSLQKLTDIRANKPGMNLIHFVALQAEKKNTALLEFPCQLTMLENATKTTVEQISNEITAIDNRIKKIKKQIELPKTEEDIKFQMEEFLSAAEQDVVMMQRALKQLEAMRIQLSEFFCEDVGTFKMEECFKIFHNFSEKFQHAVKDNEKRRVQEEQALIRRKQREETLRRRQSNQPGTPVSDSEGSLLLDASQYDLRYSPAMSRRRLGSFNSNGDALLMRDECASPDITPNGSLRRRRSRVLSEEDEGNLMDFLRSSGHESSNRERKSAAYGSLDRSWARRARSGSGSKKRPDLLNVQFGADRERPSSPSPLTESKPLAVEEHKPRISREWRQKIESWLQANEQDERQNDDYKKKLKRVTANRRSYETDNESDRGSKLDPLPEEKPPTVTSPEPANVPKIITPGSQQVATADGGGGSPSPPDQQLFGGQMTYKRVYPNWRPATSVEQTDVVGTIEALTGAVSSDADKSTWRKSLLNTVSSTESEDSAALAAGQRYRRQRSREGANPSSNLQSILEEDKRKNIIQALGERPPSDRLQIYIRRGSDNPPLPDSTATSPTGGKTTNDVTGGVDESNKQSIYIRQLGNEKQSIYIRPPNEGNTVATPSTISSSTASTTSGGSEMIVGAGDAGSSTSPPSSAVAPPPRRARRAHHVYDESTNNKIEIDSDNIETPPSIRRNVNVGASNGGGATASSGGSSCRRLHHQSSRGGESSVGDSKDSLVLAGDSGKGSSATETLGAEVLGDGQFDRFSSARRTRRFKRPIDLGAGAGSGNETTTTATTTTASPSPESLPDSAAQSPLLVPSGTTTRTGQVSGTRATTIGTTKDSAKEQEQRLKRWQDKLKSSSTSTPSPTTVTSSPSATHGRDSPRTHAEAVLNRASKVGRTISRISQEDVREAIRSLKSPTPERTWSPTKEHGLLNAKGAPPTHELNDEGFEETQSLVSDTPSQGKDSVSSCNDYGSDTKSKRPTVTSASGKSLATSVDLATSGGHRSSPSMASLLMVKNGQQPASSLERSRSLRAAPSSPATSVTTSSPGSKNLLPRRTTSMRRTAPSGEGGSLGSLGNHRLAAPGLSQDVERSNSRTSLRSSRSSLSSAVSTNTVRKVPPPLRTPAKSSPLSNSGSALHTTTLSANSSPSKRPLGTATASNIGHRGAPASRSSSSGSSIGPTAVARKPPTKSSLGASASFKENHHSLAPSSGRLPSGSKSTSSGSLAGSGTGGGASPTPVSARSSALVGQQSSAASSAAAAAVAAARRTGGFMRPTTSSATKVKGK
- the LOC131272398 gene encoding male-specific lethal 3 homolog, yielding MVSTRGHNTKYKFCDGEKVLCYEPDPTKAKVLYDSKVLEVSEGKDKRGRRIVEYLIHFQGWNSSWDRKVSEDFILKDTEENRQLQKDLAEKSQLYQGAYLYRKERKKQRAKSLTDRIESLTNAKTHHGSSEEGSSCSNGGFGRDDNDYNMDDMDEYYSSSVESTQEEEKVYLQAGTKFRKHLDLDQHLIFVENMWVELPAKLPVVTILEDFVRYYTIRQLFECGHQEQMKSRRRNSSALRSEQKLRDYEQIRTNVELCKEVADGLRVYFDFTLKDYLLYPQEKAQAEIVLAEENLSQFTYIASQNLSLDMLAVRLESPPTDLPVVGEHSEQSSVAASAEERRRRRLRSHKNEENEFVLDFAALQQQGSQSGQSQQSVAPESGGNLSPFGSSLNILRTVLPQNVTISREAKEVLDEVFRWRILPSNAPAEPSMIYGAIHLARLIVKLPEFLSATTMSDEKLKLLLKFLDIFAEFIEEHEEWFGKPFYFSAKDSDDV